Proteins encoded together in one Rhizobacter sp. J219 window:
- a CDS encoding thymidine phosphorylase (catalyzes the formation of thymine and 2-deoxy-alpha-D-ribose 1-phosphate from thymidine) — protein MSHVADTAHPLRTPEPDREPLVRQAIALLQAWTAEATPALVWDATSVVDRHGLDHLPGHRTTPIVAAIMAAAGATMPHFSLPAGSEAWSTADAMATLTGVEHDRAAAAGIASRLGACIVRAAPAGVEANLSWSSGADDAHLVASVLARRIAAGVGHLLVNVAVGRGARVLDDARFHRLQTAFMATGSAVGLQVHVTRSVGSQPVGLGVGPAPEALDVLAVLRGAAAAPVDLRMHALVEAGQLLELSGVSCPGHGELDAWRLLDSGAAWGRFQTLCEAQGGLRTPILAPVAETIAAERTGHVRSLDGAHVQRVAVLAGAPRGSGAGVVLHTRIGEHVDQGQPLFTVHAASQTCLAAVMSELRRAPLIVVGEDSTAAFADSQDSHLKT, from the coding sequence ATGAGCCACGTCGCCGATACGGCTCACCCGCTCCGGACGCCGGAGCCCGACCGCGAACCGTTGGTTCGGCAGGCCATCGCGCTCTTGCAGGCCTGGACGGCGGAAGCAACTCCGGCCCTCGTCTGGGACGCGACGTCCGTGGTCGACCGGCATGGCCTCGACCATCTCCCCGGGCACCGCACGACGCCAATCGTTGCGGCGATCATGGCTGCTGCGGGCGCGACGATGCCGCACTTCTCGCTGCCAGCCGGCTCGGAGGCTTGGAGCACCGCCGACGCCATGGCGACGCTCACCGGGGTGGAGCACGATCGTGCGGCCGCGGCCGGTATTGCCTCGCGCCTGGGCGCCTGCATCGTCCGTGCGGCCCCAGCCGGCGTGGAAGCGAACCTGTCTTGGAGTTCCGGTGCGGATGACGCCCATCTGGTGGCGTCGGTGCTGGCGCGCAGGATCGCTGCTGGCGTGGGGCACCTGCTCGTCAACGTGGCCGTGGGACGAGGTGCCAGGGTGCTCGACGACGCGCGTTTCCATCGACTGCAGACCGCGTTCATGGCTACCGGCTCGGCGGTCGGCCTGCAGGTCCATGTCACCCGTTCCGTCGGGTCACAGCCGGTGGGTCTGGGCGTCGGCCCGGCGCCCGAGGCGCTGGACGTTTTGGCCGTGCTGCGGGGCGCCGCGGCGGCGCCGGTTGATCTGCGCATGCACGCCCTTGTCGAAGCCGGTCAACTGCTCGAGCTGAGCGGCGTGAGCTGCCCTGGGCACGGTGAGCTCGACGCCTGGCGACTGCTCGACAGCGGCGCCGCGTGGGGGCGCTTCCAGACCCTGTGCGAAGCCCAGGGCGGGCTGCGCACGCCAATCCTCGCGCCCGTCGCTGAAACCATCGCAGCCGAACGTACGGGCCACGTGAGGTCGCTGGACGGCGCACACGTGCAGCGCGTCGCGGTGCTGGCCGGTGCACCGCGCGGGAGCGGTGCCGGCGTCGTGCTGCACACACGGATCGGCGAGCACGTCGACCAGGGGCAACCGCTGTTCACCGTCCACGCTGCGAGCCAGACATGCCTCGCGGCAGTTATGAGCGAGCTGCGACGCGCACCGTTGATCGTCGTCGGTGAAGACTCGACAGCGGCCTTCGCCGACTCACAAGACTCGCACCTGAAGACCTGA
- a CDS encoding MerR family transcriptional regulator — MRLIDCARQAGVTTDTLRHYLRVGLVEVEDRTDNGYRTFSERSVARVRFIRGALALGFTLKDAGELIEMGQRGELPCSRARTLLDQRLAEQGRQLDDIVRLHRRMQRAVADWKRRPDGVPDGHSVCGLIEGFAANPVLAARRDRGAAAPKRGEG; from the coding sequence ATGCGATTGATCGACTGTGCGCGACAGGCTGGCGTGACGACGGACACGCTGCGCCACTACCTGCGGGTCGGCTTGGTGGAGGTCGAGGACCGTACAGACAACGGCTATCGAACATTCTCGGAGCGCAGCGTCGCGCGCGTGCGCTTCATCCGCGGCGCGCTGGCCTTGGGTTTCACACTCAAGGACGCTGGCGAACTCATCGAGATGGGGCAGCGCGGCGAACTGCCATGCTCGCGGGCACGCACGTTGCTCGACCAACGCCTCGCAGAGCAGGGGCGACAGCTGGACGACATCGTGCGCCTGCATCGGCGCATGCAGCGGGCGGTAGCCGACTGGAAGAGGCGCCCCGACGGCGTGCCGGACGGCCACTCGGTATGTGGCCTCATCGAGGGTTTCGCGGCGAACCCGGTTTTGGCCGCGCGACGCGACCGCGGGGCCGCCGCTCCGAAGAGGGGCGAGGGATGA
- a CDS encoding acetyl-CoA C-acetyltransferase codes for MAIKEVVLCGAVRTPIGTYGGAIKDVSASDLGAAVIRETLLRSGLAGSQVQSLVMGNVIQAGNRMNPARQAGLAAGLPVEVPALTVNRVCGSGAQAVVSAALEVTAGLVDCAVAGGMENMDRAPYLLPQGRWGARMGDVTLFDSMLLDGLHDAVSGQHSGWHTEDLVTRFGISREDQDRWALRSQQAFSTAQAAGRFDAEIVSLQVPGRKGPVPFARDEHNRPDTTMESLARLKPAFRKEGTITAGNAPGLNSGAAAMVVAERGWAERQGLQPQARLAAFGIGAVDPNFFGLGPLPAVRQALERAGWAIGDVDRVEINEAFAAIALACQRELGFAENMVNVEGGAIAHGHPIGATGAVLTTRLLHAMQRDGLRRGIVTLCIGGGQAVALALERI; via the coding sequence ATGGCCATTAAGGAAGTTGTGCTCTGCGGCGCCGTCCGCACCCCCATCGGCACCTACGGCGGCGCGATCAAGGATGTCTCCGCCAGCGACCTCGGTGCCGCCGTGATCCGCGAGACCTTGCTTCGCAGCGGGCTGGCCGGGTCGCAGGTGCAGTCCCTCGTGATGGGCAACGTTATCCAGGCCGGCAATCGAATGAACCCGGCTCGCCAGGCGGGCCTTGCGGCGGGGCTGCCGGTCGAGGTTCCCGCCTTGACGGTCAACCGAGTGTGCGGATCGGGGGCGCAGGCCGTCGTGAGTGCCGCTCTCGAGGTGACGGCTGGTCTGGTCGACTGCGCGGTGGCGGGCGGCATGGAAAACATGGACCGCGCACCCTATCTGCTGCCTCAGGGGCGCTGGGGCGCGCGCATGGGCGACGTGACGCTCTTCGACAGCATGCTGCTTGACGGGCTGCACGACGCCGTCAGCGGGCAGCATTCCGGCTGGCACACCGAGGATCTGGTGACTCGGTTCGGCATCTCGCGCGAGGACCAGGACCGCTGGGCGCTACGCTCGCAGCAGGCGTTCTCGACGGCGCAAGCAGCCGGCAGGTTCGACGCCGAAATCGTCTCCTTGCAAGTGCCTGGCCGCAAAGGCCCGGTGCCGTTCGCGCGCGACGAGCACAACCGGCCGGACACGACGATGGAGTCGCTTGCGCGGCTCAAGCCCGCGTTCCGCAAGGAGGGCACCATCACCGCGGGCAATGCGCCCGGTCTCAACAGTGGTGCGGCGGCCATGGTTGTGGCCGAGCGGGGCTGGGCCGAGCGCCAGGGGCTCCAGCCCCAGGCGCGTCTGGCGGCCTTCGGCATCGGTGCTGTTGACCCGAATTTCTTCGGGCTCGGGCCGCTACCGGCTGTGCGCCAAGCGCTTGAGCGTGCCGGCTGGGCAATCGGAGACGTCGACCGGGTGGAGATCAACGAGGCCTTCGCAGCCATCGCGCTCGCCTGCCAGCGCGAACTCGGCTTCGCCGAGAACATGGTCAATGTCGAGGGCGGTGCCATTGCCCACGGGCACCCGATCGGAGCGACCGGAGCGGTGCTCACCACGCGGCTGCTGCACGCGATGCAGCGCGACGGCCTGCGCCGCGGCATCGTGACGCTGTGCATCGGCGGCGGGCAGGCCGTGGCGCTGGCGCTCGAGCGGATCTGA
- a CDS encoding DUF3141 domain-containing protein: MVTRYWFDALWRATATADTLRERAANMTAHEAAGMPPLLHFESEQIADGRDLDPPSNYRLLRVTRCGTDALEKHLRKGAAPVIVVDPRAGHGPGIGGFKRDSEVGMALLEGHPVYFVVFDPEPVDGQTMGAVVQTLASFIDIVAKRHRGKAPIVYGNCQGGWAIALALSHCEHRAAMAVLNGSPLSYWAGERGINPMRLLGGFTGGVWPAHWMSDLGNGHFDGAWLVQNFEALRPEGVFRKYDTLFAQPEAEHDRFLEFERWWNGFYQLAREEMLTIAGDLFVGNRLEDGEIVVDEHCRADLKRIGAPLVIFSSYGDNITPPHQALGWLKEVYATTEELVAAGQRVVYLLHKQVGHLGIFVSAGVARREHRAILHHTGTIQDLAPGLYEMVLNEEGVTGDAATGACFEPRRLEDLPFDANPAGFDKVQAMSEASERAYAQWVSPWVRMAVTHESARQLRELHPMRISRQVWSEKSTPTLAWLPWTQHWLEQWGAHDADRTANPWYQLERVGADAYAQALESWRTSRDLFAEVVFQHLYAS; this comes from the coding sequence ATGGTGACCCGCTACTGGTTTGATGCGCTCTGGCGCGCCACCGCGACGGCCGACACACTGCGCGAGCGTGCGGCCAACATGACAGCTCACGAGGCAGCGGGCATGCCGCCGCTGCTCCACTTCGAGTCCGAGCAGATTGCAGATGGGCGGGATCTCGACCCACCGTCGAACTACCGCCTGCTGCGCGTTACGCGCTGTGGCACCGACGCGCTCGAGAAGCACCTGCGCAAGGGCGCAGCCCCGGTGATCGTGGTCGATCCGCGCGCCGGTCACGGCCCGGGCATCGGTGGTTTCAAGCGCGACTCGGAAGTCGGTATGGCGCTGCTCGAAGGCCACCCGGTTTACTTCGTGGTCTTCGATCCGGAGCCGGTCGATGGGCAAACGATGGGAGCCGTCGTGCAGACGCTGGCGTCCTTCATTGACATCGTCGCCAAGCGTCATCGCGGCAAGGCGCCGATCGTCTACGGCAATTGCCAGGGCGGGTGGGCGATCGCGCTTGCGCTTTCGCATTGTGAGCACCGGGCGGCAATGGCTGTGCTGAACGGCTCGCCGCTGTCGTACTGGGCCGGCGAGCGCGGCATCAACCCGATGCGCCTGCTCGGTGGCTTCACCGGCGGCGTCTGGCCCGCGCACTGGATGTCGGACCTTGGGAACGGTCACTTCGACGGCGCCTGGTTGGTGCAGAACTTCGAGGCGTTGCGCCCCGAAGGCGTATTCAGGAAATACGACACGCTCTTTGCGCAGCCGGAGGCCGAGCACGATCGCTTCCTGGAGTTCGAGCGCTGGTGGAACGGCTTCTACCAGTTGGCACGTGAGGAGATGCTGACCATCGCCGGGGATCTGTTCGTCGGCAACCGCCTCGAGGACGGCGAGATCGTGGTCGACGAGCATTGCCGTGCAGACCTCAAGCGCATCGGGGCGCCCCTGGTGATCTTCAGCTCCTACGGCGACAACATCACGCCACCGCACCAGGCGCTGGGCTGGCTCAAGGAGGTATATGCGACCACCGAGGAATTGGTGGCTGCTGGCCAGCGCGTCGTCTACCTGCTGCACAAGCAGGTGGGCCACCTCGGCATTTTCGTGTCGGCAGGCGTCGCGCGGCGCGAGCATCGTGCCATCCTCCACCACACCGGAACGATCCAGGATCTCGCACCCGGCCTCTACGAGATGGTCCTAAATGAGGAGGGCGTCACCGGCGACGCTGCCACCGGCGCTTGCTTTGAGCCGCGCCGCCTCGAGGATCTGCCGTTCGATGCCAACCCGGCTGGGTTCGACAAGGTGCAGGCGATGTCGGAGGCGAGCGAGCGTGCCTATGCGCAATGGGTTTCGCCGTGGGTTCGCATGGCGGTCACGCATGAATCGGCGCGCCAGTTGCGCGAGCTTCATCCAATGCGAATCAGTCGGCAGGTCTGGTCCGAGAAATCGACTCCAACCCTTGCCTGGTTGCCATGGACGCAGCACTGGCTCGAACAGTGGGGCGCGCACGACGCGGATCGCACTGCCAACCCCTGGTACCAGCTGGAACGCGTCGGCGCGGATGCGTACGCCCAAGCCTTGGAGTCGTGGCGCACAAGCCGCGACCTGTTTGCCGAAGTTGTATTCCAGCACCTCTATGCGAGTTGA
- a CDS encoding heavy-metal-associated domain-containing protein has protein sequence METTELKVNGMTCGSCVASVTKALKRVPGVQEVQVNLGSGIARISGEHAANQVPAFVAALGDAGYEAGPATGAPAAHPHPTGGCGAGSATKGRGGCCCG, from the coding sequence ATGGAAACCACTGAACTCAAAGTCAACGGCATGACCTGCGGGTCCTGCGTCGCATCGGTCACCAAGGCACTCAAGCGTGTGCCGGGCGTGCAGGAGGTCCAAGTCAATCTCGGCAGCGGCATCGCGCGTATCAGCGGCGAGCATGCAGCCAATCAGGTGCCGGCGTTTGTCGCGGCCCTGGGAGATGCTGGCTATGAGGCTGGGCCCGCGACAGGAGCGCCGGCAGCGCACCCGCACCCGACCGGTGGCTGTGGAGCAGGCTCTGCCACCAAGGGCCGCGGCGGCTGCTGCTGCGGTTGA
- a CDS encoding DUF2933 domain-containing protein, with protein sequence MNHSQEHSNGRPSGPNWSRINQWVLWIGLASAVVWMFYRHNAHLGQLLPFLILLACPLMHLFGHGGHGGHGGHGGGTDAKPKDETRQRPPVTTAATNIETKGVSKWKPLNSKSTA encoded by the coding sequence ATGAACCACTCGCAAGAACACAGCAATGGCCGCCCTTCCGGCCCCAATTGGTCCCGCATCAACCAATGGGTGCTGTGGATCGGTCTGGCCTCGGCTGTGGTTTGGATGTTCTACCGCCACAACGCGCACCTTGGGCAATTGCTGCCGTTTTTGATCTTGCTGGCCTGCCCGCTGATGCACCTCTTCGGTCACGGCGGGCATGGTGGCCACGGCGGGCACGGTGGTGGCACGGACGCCAAGCCCAAGGATGAAACCCGACAGCGCCCCCCGGTGACCACGGCGGCCACCAACATTGAAACCAAAGGAGTCTCGAAATGGAAACCACTGAACTCAAAGTCAACGGCATGA
- a CDS encoding MgtC/SapB family protein, with protein MNDVSLPELTGIGMALAAGLLIGLERGWHQRDLPDGHRVAGLRTFALIGLLGGLSGLLAQRWGASILVGVLAVVALLILSGYIVTSRMHGVMGLTTAMAAITTFLIGVLAAGGSTLLAAAVAVVTVTLLQLKRPMHSGIGKLTEGELTSGIQLLLISVVILPVLPDRGFGPFAALNPYKLWWAVVLLASFSFLGFVLMRWFGAKRGLTLTALLGGLVSSTATTATLARWSKEAPQWRPLAAGGATLACAAMFGRMAVLVGVAAPALGTATIGTLGAMAVAGAAFGAYLTTREHAKDLPNLSTQNPLKLTAAVQFALFLAAVLLVGRFLADRFGDAGLLVTAAISGLVDVDAITLSVGRMVGDSVVGPAVAGLAVFLAAAVNQLSKLGLLWVLDSRSLALKVLPAYVLMALVGVATALTLR; from the coding sequence ATGAACGACGTGTCCTTGCCGGAACTTACGGGTATTGGCATGGCCCTAGCTGCAGGCCTGCTCATCGGACTGGAGCGCGGCTGGCATCAGCGTGACCTGCCTGACGGGCACCGAGTGGCCGGTTTGCGCACGTTTGCGCTGATCGGCTTGCTTGGCGGCTTGAGTGGTTTGCTGGCGCAACGATGGGGCGCAAGCATTTTGGTAGGCGTGTTGGCGGTGGTGGCCCTTCTGATCTTGAGCGGCTACATCGTGACGTCACGCATGCACGGCGTCATGGGTTTGACCACGGCCATGGCAGCTATCACCACGTTCCTCATCGGTGTGTTGGCGGCGGGTGGCAGCACGCTGCTCGCCGCTGCCGTCGCGGTGGTGACGGTCACGCTGCTGCAACTCAAGCGACCGATGCACAGTGGTATCGGCAAGCTCACGGAAGGTGAGTTGACCAGTGGCATTCAATTGCTGCTGATCAGTGTCGTCATTCTCCCGGTTCTCCCCGATCGAGGGTTTGGTCCGTTCGCGGCACTGAATCCCTACAAGCTCTGGTGGGCGGTCGTGCTGCTCGCGTCGTTCTCGTTCCTCGGATTCGTCCTGATGCGATGGTTTGGCGCCAAGCGTGGTCTGACTCTCACGGCACTGCTCGGCGGACTGGTGTCCAGCACCGCGACCACGGCGACGCTGGCGCGCTGGTCCAAGGAAGCTCCGCAGTGGCGGCCACTGGCTGCCGGGGGAGCCACGCTCGCTTGCGCGGCGATGTTCGGCCGAATGGCGGTGCTTGTTGGCGTCGCAGCACCAGCGCTCGGCACGGCGACGATCGGAACCCTTGGGGCCATGGCTGTCGCCGGGGCTGCATTCGGAGCGTACTTGACCACTCGCGAGCATGCGAAGGACCTTCCAAACCTCTCGACGCAGAACCCGTTGAAGCTGACCGCGGCCGTGCAGTTCGCGCTGTTCCTCGCAGCGGTGCTGCTTGTCGGCCGGTTCCTTGCAGACCGGTTCGGTGATGCCGGGTTGCTGGTCACTGCGGCAATCTCCGGGCTGGTGGATGTTGATGCCATCACCCTTTCGGTAGGCCGCATGGTTGGTGACAGCGTGGTGGGCCCAGCCGTTGCCGGCCTGGCCGTCTTTCTCGCGGCTGCCGTCAATCAGCTTTCCAAGCTGGGGCTGTTATGGGTGCTCGACAGTCGGTCGCTGGCGCTTAAGGTGCTGCCGGCGTATGTACTGATGGCGCTCGTCGGTGTCGCGACGGCGCTCACACTGCGCTGA
- a CDS encoding alpha/beta fold hydrolase has translation MAEDLVAHTMVPSTSSLWKVLYHHDWHGEAEATAQTLPVLMLHGSADLTAPLTEAQNLAKGRATRELHVRGGVDHHPWLRAPRDCLEHIEQWLSNFREQPP, from the coding sequence GTGGCCGAAGACTTGGTCGCGCACACCATGGTGCCGTCGACCTCGTCGCTGTGGAAAGTTCTGTATCACCACGACTGGCACGGCGAGGCCGAGGCGACAGCGCAGACTCTCCCCGTACTGATGCTGCACGGCAGTGCCGACCTGACGGCGCCCCTGACTGAGGCTCAGAATCTGGCGAAGGGGCGCGCCACCAGGGAGCTGCATGTTCGCGGCGGTGTGGATCACCATCCCTGGCTGCGCGCACCGCGTGACTGCCTGGAACACATCGAGCAGTGGCTTTCGAATTTCAGGGAGCAGCCGCCATGA
- the fdx gene encoding ISC system 2Fe-2S type ferredoxin yields the protein MPVIKILPHPDYAPQGSTIQALPGTSICEALLENGIDIEHACEMSSACTTCHVVVRQGFESLNEIEEGEEDLLDRAWGLEAQSRLSCQAVLADQDVTIDIPRYTINHARE from the coding sequence ATGCCCGTGATCAAGATCCTGCCGCACCCGGACTACGCGCCCCAGGGTTCCACCATCCAGGCTTTACCGGGCACCTCGATCTGCGAGGCGCTGCTCGAGAACGGGATCGACATCGAGCATGCCTGCGAGATGTCATCGGCCTGCACAACGTGCCACGTGGTCGTTCGCCAGGGGTTCGAGTCGCTCAACGAGATCGAGGAAGGTGAGGAGGACCTCCTGGACCGCGCCTGGGGACTCGAGGCGCAGTCCCGGCTGTCCTGCCAGGCCGTGCTCGCCGATCAGGACGTCACCATCGACATTCCCCGATACACCATCAACCACGCCCGCGAATGA
- the cueR gene encoding Cu(I)-responsive transcriptional regulator, producing the protein MKHAATDTVASGPYNIGEAASRSGVTAKMVRHYESLGLLPKVGRTDSGYRQYTDKEVHTLRFIRRGRSLGFSMSEISELLKLYQDRRRASANVKKIALAHVEDLNRRMEEMAAMKRTLERLAECCHGDHRPDCPILDELAD; encoded by the coding sequence ATGAAGCACGCCGCGACAGACACCGTGGCCTCCGGTCCCTACAACATCGGGGAGGCCGCCAGCCGCTCGGGCGTCACCGCCAAGATGGTCCGACACTACGAGTCGCTCGGCTTGCTGCCCAAGGTCGGCCGGACCGACTCCGGCTACCGCCAGTACACGGACAAGGAGGTGCACACCCTGCGCTTCATCCGTCGCGGCCGCAGCCTCGGCTTCAGCATGTCGGAGATCTCCGAGCTGCTCAAGCTGTACCAGGACCGGCGCCGCGCGAGCGCGAACGTCAAGAAGATCGCACTCGCCCATGTCGAGGACCTGAACCGCCGCATGGAAGAAATGGCCGCCATGAAGCGCACGCTGGAGCGCCTGGCCGAGTGCTGTCACGGCGACCATCGGCCCGACTGTCCCATCCTCGACGAACTGGCAGATTGA
- a CDS encoding heavy metal translocating P-type ATPase, translated as MNTATLLHPAVPTREWSFPVEGMTCASCVLRVEKSLAAVPGVADVTVNLATEAATVQADASVKPEALQAAIEKAGYSVAAQTLELQIEGMTCASCVGRVEKALKRVPGVVNAEVNLATERAQVRMAGSADAAALIAAVEKAGYTAKPAIEADQPSSGLASSPKLPDWWQVAVAAVLSFPLVVPMVADLFGLDWMLPGWLQLALATPVQFWLGARFYKAGWKALRAGAGNMDLLVALGTSAGYGLSVYQLWVHSGHGMTHLYFEASAVVITLVLLGKWLEGRAKRQTTEAIRALNALRPEHARVRRAGVDVDVPVAAVKVGDLVVIRPGERVPVDAEVVEGASQVDESLITGESLPVAKHVGDKLTGGSVNAEGLLIARTIAVGAESTLSRIVRLVESAQAKKAPIQRLVDRVSGVFVPVVIGIAAITLLGWGLATGDWEAAILNAVAVLVIACPCALGLATPTAIMAGTGVAARHGILIKDAEALEVAHSVKVVAFDKTGTLTEGKPELVAFEAADGQHAALLGTAAAIQANSEHPLARAVMDAARRDQVGVPMASDVRAVAGRGMAATVRGRALRLGSTRFMEELRVDLSPLKSRAIELESQGRTVSWLAEAGDRPRLLGLLAFGDAVKPSAAKAVRRLRDLGVKTVLVTGDNRGSARMVGEQLGMDEIESEVLPEDKANIVGRLKLGGDRVAMVGDGINDAPALAAADVGIAMSTGTDVAMHAAGITLMRGNPALVADAIDISRRSYAKIRQNLFWAFVYNVVGIPLAALGLLSPVIAGAAMAFSSVSVVTNALMLRRWKGSEE; from the coding sequence ATGAACACCGCCACCTTGCTGCACCCAGCCGTGCCCACACGCGAATGGTCTTTCCCTGTGGAAGGCATGACCTGCGCCTCCTGCGTGCTGCGCGTCGAGAAATCGCTCGCCGCCGTGCCCGGAGTCGCAGATGTGACGGTGAACCTGGCCACCGAGGCTGCGACGGTGCAGGCCGACGCATCGGTCAAGCCCGAGGCGCTACAGGCGGCCATCGAGAAGGCCGGCTACAGCGTGGCCGCGCAGACGCTGGAGTTGCAGATCGAGGGCATGACCTGCGCTTCCTGCGTTGGCCGCGTCGAAAAGGCATTGAAGCGTGTGCCCGGTGTCGTGAACGCCGAAGTCAATTTGGCCACCGAGCGAGCCCAAGTGAGGATGGCTGGCAGCGCGGACGCGGCAGCCCTCATCGCGGCCGTCGAAAAAGCCGGTTACACCGCCAAGCCTGCCATTGAAGCAGATCAGCCGTCTTCTGGCCTGGCGTCTTCGCCAAAGCTTCCCGACTGGTGGCAGGTGGCCGTCGCCGCCGTGCTGTCGTTCCCACTGGTCGTCCCGATGGTCGCCGACCTGTTCGGCCTCGACTGGATGCTGCCGGGATGGCTTCAGCTCGCTTTGGCGACTCCGGTGCAGTTCTGGCTGGGCGCGCGCTTCTACAAGGCGGGCTGGAAGGCGCTGCGCGCCGGCGCCGGCAACATGGACCTGCTGGTGGCACTCGGCACGAGCGCCGGTTACGGCCTGAGCGTGTACCAGTTGTGGGTGCACAGCGGCCACGGCATGACGCACCTCTATTTCGAGGCGTCTGCGGTGGTGATCACCCTGGTGCTGCTGGGCAAGTGGCTCGAAGGCCGCGCCAAGCGACAGACCACGGAAGCGATCCGTGCGCTCAACGCGCTGCGTCCGGAGCATGCCCGTGTGCGTCGCGCTGGCGTCGATGTCGACGTGCCTGTCGCCGCCGTCAAGGTGGGTGACCTGGTGGTCATCCGACCCGGCGAGCGGGTGCCGGTGGATGCCGAGGTGGTGGAAGGCGCAAGCCAGGTCGACGAGTCGCTGATCACGGGCGAGAGCCTCCCGGTGGCCAAGCACGTCGGTGACAAGCTGACCGGCGGCTCGGTCAACGCCGAAGGCCTTCTCATCGCCAGGACGATCGCGGTGGGCGCCGAGTCGACGCTGTCGCGCATCGTGCGCCTGGTGGAGTCGGCGCAGGCCAAGAAGGCGCCGATCCAACGCCTGGTGGACCGGGTGAGTGGCGTCTTCGTGCCGGTGGTGATCGGTATCGCGGCCATCACCCTGCTGGGCTGGGGGCTCGCCACGGGCGACTGGGAGGCGGCCATCCTGAACGCGGTCGCGGTGCTCGTCATTGCCTGCCCGTGTGCCCTGGGCCTTGCCACGCCGACAGCCATCATGGCCGGTACCGGTGTCGCCGCCCGTCACGGCATCCTCATCAAGGACGCCGAAGCCCTCGAAGTCGCGCACAGTGTGAAGGTGGTCGCATTCGACAAGACCGGCACGCTGACCGAGGGCAAGCCGGAGTTGGTGGCCTTCGAAGCCGCCGATGGTCAGCATGCCGCGCTGCTCGGCACCGCTGCGGCAATCCAGGCGAACAGCGAGCATCCGTTGGCCCGTGCCGTGATGGATGCAGCACGCCGTGACCAGGTCGGTGTGCCGATGGCGAGCGACGTGCGCGCCGTGGCAGGGCGAGGCATGGCCGCCACGGTGCGAGGCCGGGCGCTGCGGCTCGGCAGCACACGCTTCATGGAAGAGCTGCGCGTTGACCTCTCGCCGCTGAAGTCACGCGCGATCGAACTCGAATCGCAAGGCCGGACCGTGTCCTGGCTCGCTGAGGCGGGAGATCGACCGAGGCTGCTCGGCTTGCTCGCCTTCGGCGACGCGGTCAAACCCAGCGCTGCGAAGGCGGTTCGGCGACTGCGTGATCTGGGCGTGAAGACAGTGCTCGTGACCGGCGACAACCGCGGCAGCGCCCGCATGGTGGGCGAGCAACTGGGGATGGACGAGATCGAGTCCGAAGTGCTGCCCGAGGACAAGGCCAACATCGTCGGCCGCTTGAAGCTCGGAGGCGACCGGGTGGCCATGGTGGGCGACGGCATCAACGATGCGCCGGCGCTGGCCGCCGCCGACGTGGGCATCGCCATGTCCACCGGCACGGACGTCGCCATGCATGCGGCAGGCATCACGCTCATGCGTGGCAACCCGGCGCTCGTGGCCGATGCAATCGACATTTCACGCCGCAGCTACGCCAAGATCCGTCAGAACCTCTTCTGGGCGTTCGTCTACAACGTGGTCGGCATCCCGCTTGCAGCCCTTGGCTTGTTGAGCCCCGTGATCGCCGGCGCGGCGATGGCATTCAGCAGCGTGAGCGTCGTCACCAACGCCTTGATGCTGCGCCGTTGGAAAGGAAGCGAAGAATGA